A part of Clostridium novyi genomic DNA contains:
- the potA gene encoding spermidine/putrescine ABC transporter ATP-binding protein translates to MAENIIEIKNVYKEFNGVPILKNINLNIKKNEFITLLGPSGCGKTTTLRILGGFEEATSGDVIFENNKINNVPPYKRQINTVFQKYALFPHMSIFENIAFGLNIKKVPKDEIKIRVKRMLKLVDLEGYEKRSIDSLSGGQQQRIAIARALVNEPKVLLLDEPLGALDLKLRKEMQIELKNMQQQLGITFIYVTHDQDEALTMSDKIVVMEKGEIQQMGTPEDIYNEPQNAFVAKFIGASNIVDGVMLEDFLVDFAGRKFECVDKGFDRNENIQVVVRPEDIKIVDKEKGMLKGVVESETFKGVHYEMIVKENNRKWLVHSTLKSDVGTVVGMNIFPEDIHIMKKARD, encoded by the coding sequence ATGGCAGAAAATATAATCGAAATAAAAAATGTTTATAAAGAATTTAATGGAGTACCTATTTTAAAAAATATAAATTTAAATATAAAGAAAAATGAGTTTATAACTTTATTAGGTCCAAGTGGATGTGGTAAAACTACTACATTAAGGATATTAGGAGGATTTGAAGAGGCTACAAGTGGTGATGTTATATTTGAAAATAATAAAATCAATAATGTTCCACCGTATAAAAGACAGATTAATACTGTATTTCAAAAGTATGCATTGTTCCCTCATATGAGTATCTTTGAAAATATTGCTTTTGGACTTAATATAAAGAAGGTTCCAAAGGATGAAATAAAGATTAGAGTAAAAAGAATGCTTAAATTAGTTGACCTAGAAGGATATGAAAAAAGATCTATAGATTCATTAAGTGGAGGTCAACAACAAAGAATAGCAATTGCAAGGGCTTTAGTTAATGAACCTAAGGTTTTATTATTAGATGAACCATTGGGAGCTTTAGATTTAAAATTAAGAAAAGAAATGCAAATAGAGTTAAAGAATATGCAACAACAATTAGGGATAACATTTATATATGTTACACATGATCAAGATGAAGCTTTAACTATGTCAGATAAGATTGTAGTTATGGAAAAAGGTGAAATACAACAAATGGGAACTCCAGAAGATATATATAATGAGCCTCAAAATGCTTTTGTAGCTAAATTTATTGGGGCAAGTAATATAGTTGATGGAGTAATGCTTGAAGACTTTTTAGTAGATTTTGCAGGAAGAAAATTTGAATGTGTAGATAAAGGTTTTGATAGAAATGAAAATATTCAAGTTGTAGTAAGACCAGAAGATATAAAAATAGTGGATAAAGAAAAAGGAATGCTCAAAGGAGTAGTTGAATCTGAAACATTCAAAGGTGTTCATTATGAAATGATAGTAAAAGAAAATAATAGGAAATGGCTTGTTCATAGCACATTAAAATCGGATGTTGGAACAGTTGTAGGAATGAATATATTCCCAGAAGATATTCATATTATGAAAAAGGCGAGGGATTAA
- a CDS encoding helix-turn-helix domain-containing protein, which translates to MKIGEKLKQLRIEKGLTQMDLASRCELSKGFISQLERDLTSPSIATLVDILECLGTNLKDFFNNDEEEKIVFSKEDIFESEDNELNYKIQWVIPNAQKNMMEPILLTLESNGQYKNDEPHEGEEFGYVLAGAIYIHLGHKKYKAKKGESFYYKPRKNHYISNAGKGSAKVLWVSTPPYF; encoded by the coding sequence ATGAAAATAGGCGAAAAGCTTAAGCAACTAAGGATAGAAAAGGGTCTTACTCAAATGGATCTTGCTAGTAGATGTGAGTTGTCGAAGGGGTTTATATCTCAATTAGAGAGAGACCTTACATCACCATCTATAGCCACTTTAGTAGATATTTTAGAATGTCTTGGTACAAACTTAAAAGACTTTTTTAATAATGATGAAGAAGAAAAAATAGTATTTTCTAAAGAAGATATATTTGAATCAGAAGATAATGAATTAAATTATAAAATACAGTGGGTAATTCCTAATGCACAAAAAAATATGATGGAACCTATATTATTAACTCTAGAATCAAATGGTCAATATAAAAATGATGAGCCACACGAAGGAGAAGAGTTTGGATATGTTCTTGCAGGAGCAATATATATTCATCTAGGACATAAAAAGTATAAGGCTAAAAAAGGAGAAAGTTTTTATTATAAACCTAGAAAAAATCATTATATATCTAATGCAGGTAAAGGTTCAGCAAAAGTGTTGTGGGTAAGTACACCACCATATTTCTAA
- a CDS encoding PrsW family intramembrane metalloprotease, whose amino-acid sequence MITRLFIIAVIPGIIFSLLVYLTDRYDKEPVKVLIKVFIMGALSVIPTAFVEKILFSLFSFHSFFKVVFSSFIVAGLTEEYFKREVVIKTVFRKDVFNEKLDGIIYCIFSALGFATVENIIYVVFKFSANYYVGLYRGIFSVPAHLLFAITMGYYMSLGKFSLKYEVKKIFMVKSLVVPAILHGIFDFILMAQKEFLAVLFLPFVVYLWLTNLRKLNKYYLESRKDFQKKTNEKISKSKS is encoded by the coding sequence ATGATTACAAGATTATTTATAATTGCAGTAATTCCTGGAATAATATTTTCTTTATTGGTATATTTAACAGATAGATATGATAAAGAACCTGTTAAAGTCTTAATTAAAGTATTTATAATGGGGGCACTTTCAGTAATTCCAACGGCATTTGTGGAGAAAATTTTGTTTTCGTTATTTTCTTTTCATAGTTTTTTTAAAGTTGTATTTAGTTCATTTATAGTAGCTGGATTAACAGAAGAATATTTTAAAAGAGAAGTTGTAATAAAAACCGTATTTAGAAAAGATGTTTTTAACGAAAAATTAGATGGAATAATATATTGTATATTTTCAGCACTTGGATTTGCAACTGTAGAAAATATAATATACGTAGTTTTTAAATTTTCAGCTAATTATTATGTAGGATTATATAGGGGAATATTTTCCGTACCTGCTCATTTATTATTTGCTATAACTATGGGATATTATATGTCTTTAGGTAAGTTTTCCTTAAAATACGAAGTTAAAAAAATTTTTATGGTGAAATCTTTAGTAGTGCCAGCTATATTACATGGAATTTTTGATTTTATTCTTATGGCTCAGAAAGAATTTTTAGCAGTACTTTTCTTACCTTTTGTAGTATATTTGTGGTTGACGAATTTAAGAAAGTTAAATAAATATTATTTGGAGTCTAGAAAAGATTTTCAGAAAAAAACAAATGAAAAAATATCTAAAAGCAAATCATAG
- a CDS encoding YitT family protein, with protein MIVKFLNMSKKELSKKTILIILGSLLNGIAVNLFLIPSNLLSGGVSGISLILLYLFNLPVGVSLLLLNIPLLILCFFKTDKKFTFFTLLGTISLSLIIIITEPLTKILVSSSTNRLLYSVYGGVLSGLGIGIIFSNDGSTGGIDIISMIAKKKYNIDVGFGSFVLNLIIVSAGSSFLGIETGLYTLIMMYITGAFTDRVLKGFSKQKMLIIVTKKQHEMACAIMHKLHRGITFLYGEGAYTKEKINILYCVVSPRQVPRIKDLVVEIDDKAFISITDTSEVQGQGFTKLS; from the coding sequence ATGATTGTTAAATTTTTGAATATGTCTAAAAAAGAACTTTCAAAAAAAACTATCTTAATAATTTTGGGTAGTTTATTAAATGGCATAGCCGTAAATCTTTTTCTAATACCTAGTAATTTACTTAGTGGTGGAGTATCTGGAATAAGCTTAATATTACTCTATCTCTTTAACCTTCCTGTAGGTGTATCCTTACTTTTATTAAATATTCCACTTTTAATTTTATGCTTTTTTAAAACAGATAAAAAATTTACATTCTTCACTTTATTAGGCACAATATCCCTCTCTTTAATAATCATAATTACAGAGCCACTTACTAAAATTCTCGTGTCTTCTTCCACTAACAGATTACTTTATTCTGTATATGGTGGAGTTTTAAGCGGACTTGGTATTGGAATAATATTTTCAAATGATGGATCAACAGGCGGAATAGATATAATAAGTATGATTGCTAAAAAAAAATATAATATAGATGTAGGATTTGGAAGCTTTGTTTTAAACCTTATAATTGTATCAGCTGGTTCTTCATTTTTAGGTATTGAAACTGGACTTTATACACTTATAATGATGTACATTACTGGTGCATTTACAGACAGAGTACTTAAAGGATTTAGTAAACAAAAAATGCTTATAATAGTTACAAAAAAACAACATGAAATGGCTTGTGCTATAATGCATAAACTTCATAGAGGAATTACTTTTCTTTATGGAGAAGGAGCCTATACAAAAGAAAAAATAAATATACTTTATTGTGTAGTATCTCCAAGGCAAGTTCCAAGAATTAAAGATCTTGTAGTAGAAATTGATGATAAAGCATTTATATCTATAACAGATACATCAGAAGTTCAAGGACAAGGATTTACTAAACTATCTTAA
- a CDS encoding PadR family transcriptional regulator yields MNINKELLKGSTVILILQLLNEKSMYGYEMIKEIEKKSNNTFSFKEGTLYPILHSLENNNFVESYWDDTNGKRKRKYYRITKKGILELKDKKKEWDIFSSTVNHILGEAIVCQ; encoded by the coding sequence ATGAATATTAATAAAGAACTATTAAAAGGAAGTACAGTAATTTTAATTCTACAATTATTAAATGAAAAATCTATGTATGGATATGAAATGATTAAAGAAATTGAAAAAAAATCTAATAATACTTTTTCATTTAAAGAAGGAACTTTGTACCCTATTCTACATTCATTAGAAAACAACAATTTTGTAGAATCTTATTGGGATGATACAAATGGAAAACGCAAAAGAAAATACTATAGAATAACTAAAAAAGGTATTTTAGAATTAAAAGATAAGAAGAAAGAATGGGATATTTTTAGTTCAACAGTGAATCATATTTTGGGGGAGGCCATAGTATGTCAATAA
- a CDS encoding FtsW/RodA/SpoVE family cell cycle protein: MSIINNLIANYIKDVCSYIKYKECHHEVQEELRSHIEDIYDEYIEQGESPSTALDKAIKRMGNPHEIGTKLNMAHKGSPDWITLILTLILVNTGVIFMYFIKSNNILENSNRLFCNTLKTSIIGTLLIIILFYFDYRKLQKYSHHIFIGSLILTFLCSYIIRYVAPSSTILCGDNFRQIIFITPYLFIISLCGIFHKINFKNKYEIIKLLILCPIPLFLFIKAECITPLLIYVVGFIVILMCCKIKIKFILVPIFFITSLLSGLIIIEPYHCARLKAFIYFKNDPHGFGYLNNLMQNTLNFMKPFGNGFCKSNSFLVDGHKELALNYITYSLGWITLIIIIFLFIVFIFRLLSIKKFINNSYGKSLICGLSSIFIVKIIYNIFMNFNLLPLSGISIPFISYGVPENLFNMLSIGIILSVYRRRSLSLPL; this comes from the coding sequence ATGTCAATAATCAACAATTTAATTGCTAACTACATAAAGGATGTTTGTTCTTATATAAAATATAAAGAATGTCATCATGAGGTTCAAGAAGAACTCCGTTCCCATATAGAAGATATTTATGATGAATATATTGAACAGGGTGAATCTCCTAGTACTGCATTAGATAAAGCAATTAAACGTATGGGAAATCCCCATGAAATCGGCACAAAATTAAATATGGCACATAAAGGTTCTCCTGATTGGATAACATTAATTTTGACATTAATCTTAGTTAACACCGGAGTTATTTTTATGTATTTTATAAAATCTAATAATATTCTGGAGAACTCTAATAGACTATTTTGTAATACTTTAAAAACCTCTATTATAGGTACTTTATTAATAATTATTTTATTTTATTTTGATTATCGAAAACTCCAAAAATATTCTCATCATATATTTATAGGATCTCTTATTTTAACTTTTTTATGTAGCTATATTATTAGATATGTAGCACCATCATCTACTATTTTATGTGGTGATAATTTTAGACAGATAATATTTATAACTCCATATTTATTTATAATTTCTTTATGTGGAATCTTTCATAAAATAAATTTTAAAAACAAATATGAGATTATAAAATTACTTATACTATGTCCAATTCCATTATTTTTATTTATTAAAGCAGAATGTATAACTCCTCTTTTAATTTATGTAGTAGGATTTATTGTGATTTTAATGTGTTGTAAAATAAAAATAAAATTTATACTAGTACCTATATTCTTTATTACCTCTTTACTTTCAGGTTTAATTATTATAGAGCCCTATCATTGTGCTAGACTAAAGGCCTTTATATACTTTAAAAATGATCCTCATGGTTTCGGATATCTAAATAATTTAATGCAAAATACATTGAATTTTATGAAACCCTTTGGAAATGGATTCTGTAAATCTAATTCATTTTTAGTGGATGGGCATAAGGAACTTGCTCTTAATTATATAACTTATTCTTTAGGGTGGATTACTCTTATAATTATTATATTCTTATTTATTGTATTTATATTTAGATTATTATCTATAAAAAAATTCATTAATAATAGTTATGGTAAATCATTAATTTGTGGATTATCATCAATATTTATAGTTAAAATTATATATAATATATTTATGAATTTTAATCTATTGCCTTTATCAGGCATATCTATACCATTTATAAGTTATGGAGTCCCAGAAAACTTATTTAACATGTTATCAATAGGTATAATTTTAAGTGTGTATAGAAGAAGAAGTCTAAGTCTTCCTTTATAA
- a CDS encoding DUF441 domain-containing protein produces the protein MSPKIILSILIFLSFLGKNKSLGIASIVIIIISFFNDKKCISFVENHFMNFGMTFLMIWMLIPIIKNPMFIQNIKSSLTLKGIVCFFSGLIVAILASKGIGFLKGSTDTITGIILGSIVGVSLLGGVPVGPLIASGIAYEIIKFLNLIFKSK, from the coding sequence ATGTCACCTAAAATAATTTTATCAATACTAATTTTTTTATCTTTCTTAGGAAAAAACAAAAGTCTTGGTATAGCCTCAATAGTTATAATTATTATTTCTTTTTTTAATGATAAAAAATGTATTAGCTTCGTGGAAAATCATTTTATGAACTTTGGAATGACTTTTTTAATGATATGGATGCTAATTCCTATAATAAAAAATCCTATGTTTATACAAAATATAAAAAGTTCCTTAACCTTAAAAGGAATAGTGTGTTTTTTTTCAGGATTAATTGTAGCAATTTTAGCATCTAAGGGAATTGGTTTTCTTAAAGGTAGCACAGACACCATTACTGGTATAATACTTGGTTCTATTGTTGGTGTATCTCTTTTAGGTGGTGTTCCAGTAGGTCCACTTATAGCTTCTGGTATAGCATATGAAATTATAAAATTTTTAAATTTAATTTTTAAAAGTAAATAA
- a CDS encoding dihydrofolate reductase, which yields MLSFVVAIDKNNLIGKNNKLPWHLPCDLKHFKEITLKESKTIIMGRKTFEALPNVLPGRKHIILTENQNYVINNTNVKVIYNITKLTELIKSHKEYFVIGGGKIFSLLLPHATKIYMTKINHSFEGDTFFPEIDMNKWEIVEYLHGTLNNENIYKHTFLTLCKKTK from the coding sequence ATGCTAAGTTTTGTAGTTGCTATTGATAAAAATAATCTTATAGGAAAAAATAATAAGCTCCCTTGGCATCTTCCTTGCGATTTAAAACATTTTAAAGAAATTACACTAAAAGAAAGTAAAACAATAATAATGGGCAGAAAAACCTTTGAAGCTTTACCTAACGTACTTCCAGGACGAAAACACATAATTCTAACTGAAAATCAAAATTACGTAATTAATAATACTAATGTAAAAGTAATATACAATATTACTAAACTAACTGAACTTATAAAAAGTCATAAAGAATATTTTGTTATAGGTGGTGGAAAAATTTTCTCCCTACTCTTACCCCATGCTACAAAAATTTATATGACTAAAATAAACCATTCTTTTGAAGGTGATACCTTCTTTCCAGAAATTGATATGAACAAATGGGAAATTGTAGAATACCTCCATGGAACTCTAAACAACGAAAATATATATAAACATACCTTTTTAACATTATGTAAAAAAACTAAATAG
- a CDS encoding VTT domain-containing protein yields the protein MDINLFLYFITHFEKYLYIIVDQYGALTYIIIFFIIFCEAGFIILAFLPGDSLIFITGTLACIKILNISILLPILMVSVILGDVINYYIGKFLGKRILGMKEDLFFKKDYIKKAEEFYNKNGRISIVLGRFIPIVRGFVGFVAGIVSMDFNNFISYSIIGGSLRVGIFLFSGYYLGTFEIVKNNLEIIIGIVILISTLPSILGIMNKGLHS from the coding sequence ATGGATATTAATTTATTTTTATATTTTATAACTCACTTTGAAAAATATTTATATATTATAGTTGACCAATATGGTGCACTTACTTATATAATTATATTTTTTATAATATTTTGTGAAGCTGGTTTTATAATATTAGCATTTTTGCCAGGGGATTCTTTAATTTTCATAACTGGTACGTTGGCATGTATAAAAATTTTAAATATAAGTATTTTGCTACCTATACTAATGGTATCTGTAATATTGGGCGATGTTATTAATTATTATATAGGTAAATTTTTAGGAAAAAGAATATTAGGAATGAAAGAAGATTTATTTTTCAAAAAAGATTATATTAAAAAGGCTGAAGAATTTTATAATAAGAATGGAAGGATATCTATAGTATTGGGAAGATTTATTCCAATAGTTCGAGGATTCGTAGGTTTTGTTGCGGGAATTGTAAGTATGGATTTTAATAATTTTATATCATATTCAATAATTGGGGGAAGTCTAAGAGTTGGTATATTTTTATTTAGTGGATATTATTTAGGAACGTTTGAAATTGTCAAAAATAATCTTGAAATTATTATAGGAATTGTAATTTTAATATCTACATTACCTAGTATTTTAGGGATTATGAATAAAGGACTACACAGCTAA
- a CDS encoding sensor histidine kinase yields the protein MNTSVNDFQHIDEFIHGDEEFYKNLIRILPEAVFFEKDKKIIFANDEGIKLLEGIERSDIIGKKIDEFIYSNFIKILDLNKEKKLNSDNENVIEQKIITLNNKVIDVEVKSIYLFNKNREKIKVVIVRDITERKRYEKALCESEYLHRKLTELLPVGVSIHNYDMVEFANKTCLNMLGIKDEKDLINNSIFKFIHESKIKDSKERLKTIFEYGGKTLPEFYNKFIRKDGQIIDVETWSTTFYDENKLKILSVFRDVTEYLQIEKIKQKSNENKKLLDKEREFNKIRTEFFANLSHELKTPLNVILSSQQLLALYLRNGEFAGIDYEKIEKHLKTLKQNSNRLLRLIDNLIDITRIDSGFFSLNLENHNIVTIIEDITLAVVEYIKNKDIKLIFDTDIEEKLTLCDEDKIERIILNLLSNAVKFTPKGGKIKVNIHDDGDSLRITVRDNGIGIPKDKIHIIFDRFRQVDKSFTRISEGSGIGLSLVKALIEMHNGTISVESEYGKGSEFIIYFPINKQIISKSINGNNNLDNSLKEHKLKKVEIEFSDIYNI from the coding sequence ATGAATACAAGTGTGAATGATTTTCAGCATATAGATGAATTTATACACGGAGATGAGGAATTTTATAAAAACTTAATAAGAATATTACCAGAGGCAGTGTTTTTTGAAAAGGATAAAAAAATTATATTTGCTAATGATGAAGGTATAAAACTTTTAGAGGGTATAGAAAGAAGTGATATAATAGGAAAAAAAATAGATGAATTTATTTATAGTAATTTTATAAAAATTTTGGATTTAAATAAAGAAAAAAAATTAAATAGCGACAATGAAAATGTAATAGAACAAAAAATAATTACATTAAATAATAAAGTTATAGATGTTGAGGTTAAATCTATTTATTTGTTTAATAAGAATAGGGAAAAAATTAAAGTTGTAATTGTACGAGATATTACAGAAAGAAAAAGATATGAAAAAGCTTTATGTGAGAGTGAATATTTACATAGAAAGTTAACCGAACTCTTACCCGTAGGAGTATCTATACATAATTATGATATGGTAGAGTTTGCCAATAAAACATGCTTAAATATGTTAGGTATTAAAGATGAAAAGGATTTAATTAATAACAGTATTTTTAAGTTTATACATGAAAGTAAAATTAAAGATTCTAAAGAGAGATTAAAAACTATATTTGAGTATGGTGGGAAAACACTTCCTGAATTTTACAATAAATTTATTCGTAAAGATGGACAAATTATAGATGTGGAAACTTGGTCAACAACATTTTACGATGAAAATAAGTTAAAAATATTATCCGTATTTAGAGATGTAACTGAGTACTTACAAATAGAAAAAATAAAGCAAAAATCAAATGAAAATAAAAAGTTATTAGATAAAGAACGTGAATTTAACAAAATTAGAACAGAGTTTTTTGCAAATTTATCACATGAATTAAAAACACCATTAAATGTAATTCTTAGTTCTCAACAATTATTAGCATTATATCTACGAAATGGAGAGTTTGCTGGAATTGATTATGAAAAAATAGAAAAACATTTAAAAACCCTAAAACAAAATAGTAATAGATTACTTAGATTAATTGATAATCTTATAGATATAACTAGAATTGATTCTGGATTTTTTAGTTTAAATTTAGAAAATCATAATATAGTAACAATAATAGAGGATATAACTTTAGCTGTAGTTGAATATATTAAAAATAAGGATATAAAATTAATTTTTGATACTGATATAGAAGAAAAATTAACTTTATGTGATGAAGATAAAATAGAAAGAATAATTTTAAATCTTTTATCAAATGCAGTAAAGTTCACTCCTAAAGGTGGTAAGATTAAGGTAAATATACATGATGATGGAGATAGTTTACGCATAACAGTAAGAGATAACGGAATAGGAATACCAAAAGATAAAATACATATAATATTTGATAGATTTAGACAAGTAGACAAATCATTTACTAGAATTTCAGAAGGTAGCGGTATAGGATTATCATTAGTTAAAGCCCTTATTGAGATGCATAATGGAACAATAAGTGTAGAAAGTGAATATGGAAAAGGAAGTGAATTTATAATTTATTTTCCTATAAATAAACAAATAATATCAAAGTCAATCAATGGAAATAATAATTTAGATAATAGTTTAAAAGAACATAAGTTAAAAAAGGTAGAAATTGAGTTTTCTGATATATACAATATTTAG
- a CDS encoding LysO family transporter → MKITKSIYILVLMAVLSLVGNLIGSKHGIFEALPGMIILVIIAILGIILSKVMPGKIPSVAYIVTIGCIVTYPGFPVAESVTKYITKVDFLSLTTPILAYVGISIGKDLESFKKSGWRIIVVSCVVFIGTYLGSAVIAQLILKSLGQI, encoded by the coding sequence ATGAAAATTACAAAATCTATATATATATTGGTTTTAATGGCAGTACTATCACTAGTAGGAAACTTAATTGGATCTAAGCATGGAATATTTGAGGCATTACCTGGAATGATAATACTTGTTATAATAGCTATTTTAGGAATTATATTATCAAAAGTTATGCCAGGCAAAATTCCTTCAGTAGCTTATATTGTAACAATAGGATGTATAGTTACTTATCCTGGCTTTCCAGTAGCTGAAAGTGTTACAAAATATATTACAAAGGTAGATTTTTTATCATTAACAACTCCTATACTTGCTTATGTAGGTATTTCCATAGGGAAGGATTTAGAAAGCTTTAAAAAATCTGGTTGGAGAATTATTGTTGTATCATGTGTTGTTTTCATAGGAACATATTTAGGCTCAGCTGTAATTGCACAGTTAATTTTAAAATCACTAGGACAAATATAA
- a CDS encoding DUF3100 domain-containing protein: MKNWKNHIIVLLMVIISEAIGVIKFKVGPGTLVFLPMLYALIIGMFLGPKFLKVVNEKDMKDAGGLITISLMLLMARYGTTIGPTLPKIIQSSPALILQEFGNIGTVILGIPLAVFLGLKRESIGAAHSISREPNIALISDIYGLEGDEGRGVMGVYICGTVFGTVFFGLIATFCAAYTPLHPYSLAMASGVGSASMMTAAVGSLSAMFPNMQETLTAFGAASNMLSGLDGLYMSLWVALPLSEWLYRKVYKIKYGISNSQPQKSNEDFKEV; this comes from the coding sequence ATGAAAAATTGGAAAAACCATATTATAGTTCTATTAATGGTTATTATATCTGAGGCTATAGGGGTAATTAAGTTTAAAGTAGGACCTGGAACGCTAGTATTTTTACCAATGCTTTATGCACTTATAATAGGAATGTTTTTAGGTCCTAAGTTTTTGAAGGTTGTAAATGAAAAAGATATGAAAGATGCTGGAGGGCTTATAACTATTTCATTGATGCTTTTAATGGCTAGGTATGGAACTACAATAGGACCAACTCTTCCTAAAATAATACAATCAAGTCCAGCACTTATTTTACAGGAATTTGGGAATATAGGTACAGTTATCCTTGGAATACCATTAGCTGTATTCTTAGGATTAAAACGTGAATCTATTGGAGCTGCTCATTCCATATCTCGTGAGCCTAATATTGCTTTAATAAGTGATATATATGGGTTAGAAGGAGATGAAGGAAGAGGGGTAATGGGAGTATATATTTGTGGAACTGTATTTGGTACAGTATTTTTTGGTTTGATTGCTACATTTTGTGCTGCGTATACTCCACTACATCCATATTCACTAGCTATGGCATCAGGTGTTGGAAGTGCTAGTATGATGACAGCGGCAGTAGGCTCATTAAGTGCAATGTTTCCTAATATGCAAGAAACTTTAACTGCATTTGGAGCTGCAAGTAATATGTTATCAGGGCTTGATGGATTATATATGTCTTTATGGGTTGCATTACCATTATCAGAATGGCTTTATAGAAAAGTTTATAAGATAAAGTATGGAATTTCAAATTCACAACCTCAAAAAAGTAATGAAGATTTCAAGGAGGTTTAG